A single Lactuca sativa cultivar Salinas chromosome 8, Lsat_Salinas_v11, whole genome shotgun sequence DNA region contains:
- the LOC111896128 gene encoding uncharacterized protein LOC111896128: protein MGGSRRKYKRSRTKVRVGLPKKNPNVFKPAFSIPPKFRSIVDLSKTKWDDQGSVLENYKSFGVVSNPNLLGVRSRTSKIIESESLQLPPPKLDGPISEFEPMDSGSELEEDDVKSALGKKRVDGKKAPLQPLTTMQRLHIGALVEKYGDDYQSMFMDTKLNKLQHSVATLEKLCQRYHICKDKNPMLVPL, encoded by the exons ATGGGTGGTTCAAGAAGAAAGTACAAGAGATCCAGAACCAAGGTCCGTGTAGGGCTTCCGAAGAAGAACCCCAACGTTTTCAAACCAGCCTTCTCTATCCCACCAAAGTTTCGATCCATTGTCGATTTGTCGAAAACCAAATGGGACGACCAAGGCAGTGTTCTTGAGAACTACAAGTCTTTCGGTGTTGTTTCGAACCCCAATCTGCTCGGTGTTCGTTCTCGCACTTCGAAAATCATAGAGAGTGAATCGCTTCAACTCCCTCCTCCCAAATTAGATGGTCCAATCTCTGAATTTGAGCCAATGGATTCTGGCAGCGAACTCGAAGAAGACG ATGTAAAATCAGCACTTGGGAAAAAGCGCGTAGACGGGAAAAAAGCCCCTTTGCAACCATTAACAACTATGCAAAGGCTTCATATAGGAGCACTAGTAGAGAAATATGGCGATGATTATCAG AGCATGTTCATGGATACCAAGCTTAACAAGCTGCAGCACTCAGTAGCCACTCTTGAGAAGCTGTGCCAGAGATATCACATATGTAAAGATAAGAATCCAATGCTTGTTCCCCTTTGA
- the LOC111896129 gene encoding probable E3 ubiquitin-protein ligase BAH1-like 1, producing the protein MKFCKKYQEYMQTQDQKKLPAVGFKNLKKILKRCRTDTILSQNSRRSQSPSPLNDSPHGSSAICPHHCAVCDGTFFPSLFKEMSEVVGCFNKRAQKLLDVHLATGFRKYYVWCKDKLQGKHGALVKEGKDLVSYAIINAIAMRKILKKYDKIHYSKHGQAFRSQVQSMHMDILQSPWLCELIAFHINLRERKGKGIRSSELFEGCSLVFNEGKPSLSCELSDTLKLEIGLTCSICLDTVFDSVALTCGHIFCYMCACKSGSVTIVDGLKAAEPTSKCPLCREA; encoded by the exons ATGAAATTCTGCAAGAAATACCAGGAATACATGCAAACGCAAGATCAGAAGAAATTACCTGCTGTGGGTTTTAAAAATCTCAAGAAGATCTTGAAGCGCTGCCGTACTGATACAATTCTTTCACAGAATTCTCGTCGATCACAATCGCCGTCGCCTCTTAACGATTCTCCTCACGGCAGCTCTGCAATTTGTCCTCATCATTGCGCTG TGTGCGATGGAACTTTCTTTCCTTCACTTTTCAAAGAAATGTCAGAAGTGGTTGGATGCTTTAACAAGCGTGCACAGAAACTGCTTGATGTGCATCTAGCGACAGGGTTTCGCAAGTACTATGTTTGGTGCAAAGATAAGTTACAGGGTAAACATGGTGCTTTGGTCAAAGAAGGCAAAGACCTCGTCAGTTACGCAATTATCAATGCCATTGCTATGCGTAAAATTCTCAAGAAATATGACAAG ATACATTACTCAAAGCATGGGCAAGCGTTTAGGTCACAAGTACAAAGCATGCATATGGATATATTACAGTCTCCATGGTTGTGTGAACTTATTGCGTTTCATATTAATTTGAGGGAAAGAAAGGGAAAGGGTATTCGTTCTTCTGAGTTATTCGAGGGTTGTTCTCTTGTGTTCAATGAGGGAAAGCCGTCACTTTCATGTGAGCTCTCTGATACCTTGAAACTTGAGATTGGTTTGACTTGTTCTATATGCTTG GACACTGTATTTGATTCAGTGGCTCTTACTTGTGGGCACATCTTCTGCTACATGTGTGCTTGCAAGTCTGGCTCAGTAACAATTGTAGACGGATTAAAAGCAGCAGAACCAACATCAAAATGTCCTCTTTGTCGAGAGGCAT GA
- the LOC111896108 gene encoding WD repeat-containing protein GTS1, whose product MDATDMDVEVNEQHNRIIPDSSSSSKRFALKNSIQTNFGDDYVFQIVPKEDWTTMAVSLSSNTVKLYSPVTGQFVGECCRGQHSDSINHILFSGNILHSCSSDGTLRAWDTRSYQQVSCLNAGPSQEIFSFSFGGSGDHLLAAGCKSQILFWDWRNKKQVACLEESHMDDVTQVHFVPNEKNKLISASIDGLICTYDTSGEINDDDHLQSVINVGTSIGKVGLFGGTYEKLWCLTHIETLSIWDLKESRVEANFEDARTLASNSWSQEHVDYFVDCHYSAVDERLWVIGGTNGGSLGYFPVGYAEGMRSILSPEAVLHGGHGGVVRSVLPSPTMRSVMNNENQNQTHGIFGWTGGEDGRLCCWLSDNSSDINQSWISTSLVEKHPKNRKKKRHQPY is encoded by the exons ATGGACGCGACAGATATGGACGTAGAAGTAAATGAACAACATAACCGCATCATTCCCGATTCCAGCAGCTCATCGAAGCGATTTGCATTAAAAAACTCCATTCAAACCAACTTCGGTGATGATTACGTTTTCCAAATCGTCCCAAA GGAAGACTGGACAACGATGGCCGTGTCTCTGTCGTCAAATACCGTGAAGCTGTATTCACCGGTTACCGGTCAGTTCGTCGGAGAATGCTGCAGAGGACAGCATTCTGATAGTATTAACCACATCTTATTTTCGGGTAATATATTGCACTCTTGCTCGTCCGATGGCACTCTCAGGGCTTGGGATACTCGCTCTTATCAACAG GTGTCGTGTCTAAATGCTGGTCCTTCTCAAGAAATATTTAGTTTTTCATTTGGCGGATCAGGTGATCATCTTCTTGCTGCAGGTTGTAAATCTCAG ATACTTTTCTGGGATTGGAGAAACAAGAAGCAGGTTGCCTGCTTGGAGGAGTCTCATATGGATGATGTGACACAG GTTCATTTTGTACCGAATGAGAAAAATAAGCTTATATCTGCCTCTATTGATGGACTAATTTGTACCTATGACACCAGTGGAGAAATCAATGATGATGATCATCTGCAATCA GTGATTAATGTGGGGACATCTATCGGAAAAGTGGGGCTTTTTGGAGGGACATATGAGAAGCTATGGTGTTTGACTCATATTGAAACTTTAAG TATTTGGGATTTGAAAGAGTCTAGAGTTGAAGCCAACTTTGAGGATGCTCGTACCTTGGCCTCTAATAGCTGGTCTCAAGAACAT GTTGACTATTTTGTTGACTGTCACTACTCGGCGGTGGATGAGCGGTTATGGGTTATAGGCGGCACTAATGGCGGCAGTTTGGGATACTTCCCTGTAGGGTATGCAGAAGGTATGAGATCAATTTTGTCACCAGAAGCGGTTCTCCATGGTGGCCATGGTGGTGTTGTTAGGAGTGTGCTGCCTTCACCCACCATGAGAAGTGTGATGAACAATGAAAACCAGAACCAAACACACGGGATATTTGGGTGGACAGGTGGCGAAGACGGACGATTGTGTTGCTGGTTGTCTGACAATTCGTCTGACATAAATCAATCATGGATATCGACTTCTTTGGTTgaaaaacaccccaaaaatcgcAAGAAAAAGAGGCATCAACCTTATTAG